The Bombus huntii isolate Logan2020A chromosome 6, iyBomHunt1.1, whole genome shotgun sequence genome window below encodes:
- the LOC126866834 gene encoding uncharacterized protein LOC126866834 has translation MNLGAPYRELVSLGRGTTVSRCFRRSRDRRSPSSSKRAVSPASSSPLPSSLPSPLPSSSPSPSSSPSPLSAQQQQQQLLPQQQQQQQEQQRRRRLSSRLRSSLSRWSIWSRAAVTGVVAVPQRHRKWRLPSGKRIRLRERASGNGNGIGIGIGIEIEISSRFASGRWNGSEIGNSGGGDRNSGNNSDNSNNSYRSVRAKTRARARSRARSRARSRAKKRAAAGLYDTRSRWCRWRGRKKRRKRWIIGCSSSGGGGGGGGGGGGTRIPSAWNAWSRHCYYHYCHCRASWRPVFSPPCKLSSRWRGSSWPFASRITVEIIVEIAGIVEKEAACSRGTSKGPAAPGRSDSCHPAIGSGISTSGADIIYESSEKEDRLDHPRGGKRLVEQPTVPLYAQIRSSVYRLYDRHRQLSYDERFALLRSAITACSSICSSIPRDSRCSLPLQPRRSESRRFTDENRRGDASTEAVDRVVVDPRRIEERDSASRLGVTDDSSSSVQRTTSTEARRRRTTTTTTRNGRIEQHTRRANKSPDLWWQRCGALCSQTTGTYAIATGIISETNSISRYIVGVDIIETDIVENGKATWTNRRILDRVTSQWRGPSTGTIVVGTDRGR, from the coding sequence ATGAACCTCGGTGCCCCGTATCGGGAGCTGGTGAGCCTCGGAAGGGGGACTACGGTGTCCAGGTGCTTTCGCCGGTCGAGAGATCGCAGGTCTCCGTCGTCCTCGAAACGGGCAGTATCGCCGGCGTCGTCGTCGCCACTGCCGTCGTCACTGCCGTCGCCACTgccgtcgtcgtcgccgtcgccGTCGTCGTCACCGTCGCCGTTGTCGGCgcaacaacagcagcaacaacTACTAccacaacaacaacaacaacaacaagaacaacaacgacgacgacggttGTCATCGCGTTTACGATCGTCACTGTCTCGCTGGTCAATCTGGTCGAGAGCTGCCGTTACCGGCGTGGTTGCAGTGCCGCAACGGCATCGGAAGTGGCGGCTACCATCTGGCAAGAGAATCAGATTGCGAGAAAGAGCGAGCGGGAACGGGAACGGGATCGGGATCGGGATCGGGATCGAGATCGAGATCAGCAGCAGATTCGCGAGTGGCAGGTGGAACGGGAGCGAGATCGGGAACAGCGGCGGCGGCGACAGGAACAGCGGCAACAACAGcgacaacagcaacaacagtTACAGGAGCGTTCGAGCGAAAACGAGAGCGAGAGCGAGATCGAGAGCGAGATCGAGAGCGAGATCGAGAGCGAAGAAGAGAGCAGCAGCGGGATTGTACGACACGAGGAGTCGGTGGTGCAGGTGGCGCGGCAGAAAGAAGAGGCGAAAGCGGTGGATCATCGGGTGCAGCAgcagcggcggcggcggcggcggcggcggagGCGGCGGTGGCACGAGAATCCCGAGTGCGTGGAACGCGTGGTCACGCCATTGTTATTACCACTACTGTCATTGCCGCGCGAGTTGGCGTCCGGTGTTTTCACCACCGTGCAAGTTATCGTCGCGTTGGCGCGGTTCGAGTTGGCCGTTCGCTTCGCGGATCACCGTCGAGATCATCGTCGAGATCGCCGGGATCGTCGAGAAGGAGGCCGCCTGCTCCAGGGGGACTTCTAAGGGCCCCGCCGCCCCGGGCCGCTCGGACAGCTGTCATCCGGCTATCGGCTCCGGGATATCTACGAGCGGGGCTGACATCATTTACGAGTCGTCTGAAAAAGAAGATCGTCTCGATCATCCGCGGGGAGGAAAGCGACTCGTCGAACAACCTACTGTCCCTCTTTACGCGCAAATTCGATCCTCCGTGTATCGGTTATACGATAGACACCGGCAACTTAGTTACGACGAAAGATTCGCCTTGCTTCGATCGGCAATCACGGCCTGCTCTTCGATTTGCTCTTCGATTCCCCGAGACAGTCGGTGTTCGTTGCCGCTGCAACCGAGAAGATCCGAGTCTCGACGATTTACCGACGAGAATCGCCGCGGCGACGCCAGCACGGAGGCCGTCGATCGCGTCGTCGTCGACCCGCGGAGAATCGAGGAACGAGATAGCGCGAGTCGCCTCGGCGTTACCGACGACTCGTCGTCGTCCGTCCAGCGAACAACGAGCACAGAAGCGAGGAGGAGgaggacgacgacaacgacgacgagaAACGGCAGAATCGAGCAGCATACGCGGCGTGCTAACAAGAGCCCCGATCTTTGGTGGCAGCGATGCGGGGCCTTGTGCAGTCAGACGACGGGAACGTACGCGATCGCAACAGGGATCATCAGCGAAACAAATTCGATATCACGATATATCGTCGGTGTCGATATCATCGAAACGGATATCGTCGAGAACGGAAAGGCAACGTGGACAAACCGAAGGATATTGGACCGCGTCACGAGTCAGTGGCGTGGGCCGTCGACGGGGACGATCGTCGTCGGGACGGACCGGGGACGTTAA